The following proteins are encoded in a genomic region of Desulfurococcaceae archaeon:
- a CDS encoding radical SAM protein, whose translation MKTGVKDKKLFYVCRVSGWVRPVVVELRRLGEFHDGRLVYWVPRGVPAFGYMAFGVVDRATNVLQARPTTICPQNCIFCSVDAGLAPIRRWAEYVVDPEVIVEGVKKAVEEKGCNVEVLLDTVGDVLTYPHLVNLVRELKKLSGVRSVALETHGLLLSRKLIDRLAEAGLDRINLSIDTLNPEKARYLYGTPVYDVKRVIEVIEYAVKETPIDLHVTPLWLPGINDDDIVDVVNWAVRIGAGKRWPPVTVQKFVKHKYGRGHELRSVPWSEFWKFLEKLEGELGFRLRWTMNEWKMHYAKSIGKVLKEGELVEVMVLSRGLFKGEFLGMYRGKVLVAITPTRGVKLSTGKYYLAEVVSSKYGLYIVKVLNAL comes from the coding sequence GAGTCTCCGGGTGGGTGCGTCCTGTAGTGGTCGAATTAAGGCGCTTGGGGGAGTTTCACGATGGTAGGTTAGTGTACTGGGTGCCTCGCGGAGTACCTGCTTTCGGCTACATGGCATTCGGTGTCGTTGATAGGGCCACAAACGTGCTACAAGCAAGGCCTACAACAATCTGCCCGCAAAACTGCATTTTCTGCAGCGTTGATGCGGGTCTAGCGCCTATCCGTAGGTGGGCTGAATACGTCGTTGACCCTGAGGTGATCGTGGAAGGCGTTAAGAAGGCGGTTGAGGAAAAAGGTTGCAACGTTGAGGTTCTCCTAGACACGGTTGGAGACGTGCTGACCTACCCCCACCTAGTTAACCTGGTTAGAGAGTTAAAGAAACTCAGTGGCGTAAGGTCAGTTGCCCTTGAAACGCATGGACTACTACTATCCAGGAAGCTCATAGACCGGTTAGCCGAAGCCGGGCTTGACAGGATAAATTTGAGCATTGACACGCTAAACCCCGAAAAAGCGAGATACCTCTACGGCACCCCAGTGTACGACGTGAAACGGGTGATCGAGGTTATCGAATACGCCGTGAAGGAGACACCAATAGACCTCCACGTAACGCCGTTATGGCTTCCGGGTATAAATGACGATGATATAGTCGACGTCGTGAACTGGGCTGTCAGGATCGGTGCTGGCAAGAGATGGCCACCCGTCACGGTGCAGAAGTTCGTTAAACACAAATATGGTCGTGGACACGAACTGCGGAGCGTGCCGTGGAGTGAATTCTGGAAATTCCTGGAAAAGCTCGAAGGCGAGCTTGGCTTTAGGCTTAGGTGGACAATGAATGAGTGGAAGATGCACTACGCCAAGAGCATCGGTAAGGTCCTCAAGGAAGGGGAGTTAGTAGAGGTGATGGTTCTTTCCCGAGGTTTATTCAAAGGAGAGTTTTTAGGCATGTACCGGGGAAAAGTGCTGGTTGCGATTACGCCAACTCGGGGGGTTAAACTGTCAACGGGTAAGTACTACTTGGCAGAGGTGGTAAGTAGTAAGTATGGCCTCTACATCGTAAAGGTATTAAACGCTCTATGA
- a CDS encoding ABC transporter ATP-binding protein, whose product MVEKPKLPEEIQTDELLKTDDLKIYHPVRKLFSVVGYIRAVDGVSLTVKVNEAVALVGESGCGKSTFARAVMKLLPITGGRVIFNGIDITGFKPSLVRSWYSRQVGYIQQDPYGAMPPFMPIRRIIEEPMTIHKVPSEEKRRRVIEILEEVGLTPPEDFVNKYPHMLSGGQLQRVAIARALVLRPKLIVADEPVSMLDASVRIEILTLFRELRERYKAAVLYITHDFATAKYFSDRVAVMYAGQIVELGNSKDIIYKPMHPYTEALINVLPDPDPQNRFIIKKTLPGEPPNLLRPPPGCRLSPRCPYVTEKCKTTEPPMFDVKGRQVKCWLYEH is encoded by the coding sequence ATGGTGGAAAAGCCTAAACTCCCCGAGGAAATCCAGACGGATGAATTACTTAAAACAGATGATCTAAAGATATACCACCCAGTAAGGAAGTTGTTTTCAGTCGTAGGCTATATAAGGGCGGTTGACGGCGTTTCATTAACGGTCAAAGTAAACGAAGCTGTAGCTTTGGTAGGAGAGAGCGGTTGCGGCAAGTCTACCTTTGCACGCGCAGTTATGAAGTTACTTCCAATCACCGGTGGCAGGGTCATATTTAATGGTATAGACATAACCGGGTTCAAGCCAAGCCTGGTTAGATCGTGGTATTCTAGGCAGGTCGGTTACATCCAGCAGGATCCTTACGGGGCAATGCCGCCGTTCATGCCAATAAGGAGGATCATCGAAGAGCCGATGACGATTCACAAGGTACCCTCCGAAGAAAAGAGGAGAAGAGTTATCGAAATACTCGAGGAAGTGGGATTAACGCCTCCCGAGGATTTTGTTAACAAGTATCCTCACATGCTAAGCGGTGGACAGCTACAAAGAGTCGCCATAGCCAGGGCGCTAGTACTTAGGCCTAAGTTAATAGTAGCAGATGAACCGGTCTCGATGCTTGATGCTTCTGTTAGAATAGAAATACTAACCCTATTCCGTGAGCTTAGAGAAAGGTACAAGGCAGCAGTACTTTACATCACACACGATTTCGCAACGGCAAAATACTTCTCGGATAGGGTTGCAGTAATGTATGCGGGTCAAATAGTAGAACTCGGAAACTCCAAGGACATAATATACAAACCCATGCACCCCTACACAGAAGCGTTAATTAACGTGCTACCTGACCCCGACCCCCAGAACAGGTTTATTATTAAGAAGACGCTGCCGGGGGAGCCACCTAACCTACTTAGACCGCCACCAGGGTGTAGGCTATCACCTCGGTGTCCGTATGTGACGGAGAAGTGCAAAACGACTGAACCGCCAATGTTTGATGTGAAAGGTAGACAAGTGAAGTGTTGGCTTTATGAGCATTAA
- a CDS encoding ABC transporter ATP-binding protein translates to MSTVLEVKDVKLYYKTMIGVVKAVENATFTLKEGETIALIGESGCGKTTLARAIMRFLPRNVAEYNGSIKIEGVETIALSDREFDEKIRWKKISYVSQAAMNSLNPVIKVVDHLIEPLIIHFKTSKEEAVKRAAEILKKVGIVEEFLWRYPFELSGGMKQRVVIAMSLITNPRIVILDEPTSALDVMTQANILNMLKEIRNSMKISYIFITHDISTSSELADKVAVMYAGQIVELGPAEKVYVDPAHPYSQGLLGSVPRLRTERPVAFIPGTPPSLINPPKGCRFRPRCKHVMPICEREPPVIEIGTDSYVRCWLYGGKA, encoded by the coding sequence ATGTCCACGGTTCTCGAAGTTAAAGACGTGAAGTTGTACTATAAAACAATGATAGGGGTCGTGAAAGCGGTCGAAAACGCCACTTTCACCCTAAAAGAAGGCGAGACGATAGCACTAATTGGTGAATCCGGCTGCGGGAAAACAACACTTGCAAGAGCTATAATGAGGTTCCTGCCCCGAAACGTAGCGGAGTATAATGGAAGCATTAAGATCGAAGGCGTTGAAACGATAGCTCTATCCGACAGGGAATTCGATGAGAAAATACGCTGGAAAAAGATTTCCTACGTCTCACAGGCAGCAATGAACTCCCTCAACCCTGTCATAAAGGTTGTAGACCACTTAATAGAGCCGCTAATAATACACTTCAAGACCAGTAAAGAAGAGGCGGTGAAGAGGGCAGCGGAGATCCTGAAAAAAGTCGGCATTGTAGAGGAATTCCTATGGAGATACCCGTTCGAACTAAGTGGGGGCATGAAACAGAGAGTCGTAATAGCAATGTCCCTCATCACCAACCCCCGGATAGTAATACTAGATGAGCCGACGTCAGCTTTAGACGTAATGACGCAGGCAAACATACTCAACATGCTCAAGGAGATTAGAAACTCCATGAAGATATCATACATATTCATTACCCACGACATATCGACCTCAAGCGAGCTCGCGGACAAGGTCGCAGTGATGTACGCGGGTCAAATAGTAGAACTCGGCCCTGCCGAAAAAGTCTACGTAGACCCGGCACACCCCTATTCCCAAGGCCTACTGGGAAGCGTTCCAAGGCTAAGAACGGAGAGGCCTGTAGCATTTATTCCGGGGACGCCGCCTAGCCTTATTAACCCGCCTAAGGGTTGTAGATTTAGACCGAGATGCAAACACGTCATGCCTATTTGCGAACGGGAACCACCCGTTATTGAGATAGGTACAGACTCTTACGTGAGGTGCTGGCTATATGGTGGAAAAGCCTAA
- a CDS encoding ABC transporter permease — translation MAGSRARRGTQTLKVLLHYRSFVIGLVILAFFIGLTIYAAVTWPYQQAISAWNNPEAWREYPEGVPPAWIQLLTGRKEIEGSLIYDTRSISPRFITRTRYTSGGVTLEQVEVVIPFDYDVVPTGVVMSLIPVIAEVENVTRSIGIRKVVWVKPNGFNMTIFSGTISIGEEYPLPIRPSPGEESRVLVEYRRAIRRIYNVTIEGINLTYIQALFADDDYLVERGEFRVLKGNYKLVYDYSLAPGIESVELKAIFKGTVFGPAGTDTIGRDLFMGIAWGTPYALSFGLLAALLSTMLTMVIAAFAAWYRSVIDVTISRVNEIFMILPFLPTIIMIMLFYGFTLWTLLGVVILFSVLGGGGLKSQRALFLQLREMPYIEAARAYGAGNFRIIFRYLVPRVLPMLIPSIVTSVPSFVFLEAALAILGISDPLAITWGKILDQAYAKAALIGGMWHWIFAPSAALFLLSIAFASIGFTLDRVFNPRLRQL, via the coding sequence ATGGCCGGCTCGAGAGCAAGAAGGGGGACTCAAACGCTTAAAGTACTGCTTCACTACAGGTCATTCGTGATAGGCCTAGTGATCCTGGCCTTCTTCATCGGGCTGACAATATACGCGGCTGTTACGTGGCCGTATCAGCAAGCGATTAGCGCGTGGAACAATCCCGAGGCCTGGAGAGAATACCCCGAAGGCGTGCCGCCCGCATGGATACAGCTGCTCACCGGTAGGAAAGAAATCGAGGGTTCCCTAATCTACGATACTAGAAGCATTAGCCCAAGGTTTATTACTAGGACGAGGTATACGAGTGGCGGGGTAACACTAGAGCAGGTCGAGGTAGTTATACCCTTCGACTACGACGTTGTACCAACCGGCGTCGTGATGTCGCTGATCCCCGTAATAGCAGAGGTCGAAAATGTTACCAGGTCTATTGGAATAAGAAAAGTTGTGTGGGTCAAGCCGAATGGGTTTAACATGACCATATTTAGCGGAACAATCTCAATAGGTGAGGAATACCCGTTACCCATAAGGCCGTCACCGGGGGAGGAGTCCAGGGTTTTAGTGGAGTACCGAAGGGCTATTAGAAGAATATATAACGTGACAATAGAAGGCATTAACTTAACGTACATACAAGCCCTATTCGCGGATGACGATTACTTAGTGGAAAGAGGTGAATTCAGAGTGCTGAAAGGCAACTACAAGCTAGTTTACGATTACTCGCTAGCCCCCGGCATAGAAAGCGTTGAATTAAAGGCTATATTTAAAGGAACAGTCTTTGGGCCCGCCGGAACGGACACCATTGGCAGAGACCTATTTATGGGAATAGCGTGGGGTACACCCTACGCCCTGAGCTTTGGCCTACTTGCAGCGCTCCTTTCAACGATGCTAACAATGGTGATCGCGGCGTTCGCAGCGTGGTATAGATCTGTGATCGACGTGACTATTTCCAGAGTCAACGAAATATTCATGATACTGCCCTTCCTTCCAACGATCATAATGATAATGCTGTTCTACGGGTTTACGCTATGGACTCTGCTGGGGGTGGTGATACTGTTCTCGGTGCTTGGTGGTGGCGGGCTAAAGTCCCAGAGAGCGCTGTTCCTACAGCTCAGGGAAATGCCTTACATAGAAGCGGCAAGAGCGTATGGTGCAGGCAACTTTAGGATAATATTCAGGTACCTAGTTCCAAGGGTATTGCCAATGCTAATACCCAGCATTGTGACCTCTGTACCATCGTTCGTGTTCTTGGAAGCAGCACTAGCAATACTTGGAATATCCGATCCGCTGGCAATAACGTGGGGCAAGATACTGGACCAGGCCTATGCTAAGGCAGCCTTAATTGGCGGCATGTGGCACTGGATATTCGCACCATCGGCAGCGCTGTTTCTACTATCAATAGCTTTCGCTTCAATAGGATTCACGCTAGATAGGGTATTTAATCCAAGGCTCAGACAACTATAG
- a CDS encoding ABC transporter permease, which produces MSLHRRSGLIRFARYVGIRTASIAISLLIAVFLLVFIAHLGGKLDEIVFEEVKTQVRNQLINPQYAQLVRRSCEVKCSAILPPGYTTLEMEKCINNCIDEHTIEEAKIQLKAMGIDLDQPTWVRMFTHYRRVLAFEFGTSSQIHSYHTRSKEVKIIIAEAIPQTVLLFTTANLIIFLLQIVIGLFLSRRYGTIADKIGISLAPLSSMPGWFYGMILLLLLGIWYPIFPSGGMISENPPENPLLRALDVMYHMVLPILAWLIANLPIGAYSYRTFFLIFSTEEYVEYARARGVPESTLLRRYILRPTLPPIITTFVLMVIGSWMGAIITERIFRWPGLGTVMALAIGGGVFIDAPVIVGIVTIYSYLLAISVLVLDIVYGIVDPRVRVGE; this is translated from the coding sequence GTGTCCCTCCACAGAAGGAGTGGACTGATTAGGTTTGCCAGGTATGTAGGCATAAGAACAGCATCTATTGCGATATCACTGCTAATTGCGGTCTTTCTACTAGTTTTTATCGCACATCTAGGTGGAAAACTAGATGAAATAGTCTTCGAGGAGGTTAAAACGCAGGTTAGAAACCAGCTAATAAATCCTCAGTATGCGCAATTAGTTAGACGGTCTTGTGAGGTCAAGTGCAGTGCAATACTACCTCCCGGATACACTACGCTAGAAATGGAGAAATGTATTAACAATTGCATAGATGAGCACACCATTGAGGAGGCGAAAATACAGTTAAAAGCCATGGGCATAGACCTGGATCAGCCTACATGGGTCAGGATGTTCACCCACTATAGAAGGGTACTAGCGTTCGAGTTCGGGACGTCAAGTCAAATTCACAGTTACCATACGAGGTCCAAAGAGGTTAAAATAATCATCGCCGAAGCGATTCCTCAGACTGTGCTATTATTCACAACAGCGAACCTGATAATATTCCTCCTACAGATAGTCATAGGCCTGTTCTTGTCGAGGCGATATGGCACGATAGCGGACAAAATAGGCATAAGCCTAGCACCGTTATCCTCCATGCCCGGTTGGTTTTATGGAATGATACTGCTATTACTATTAGGTATATGGTACCCGATATTTCCGAGTGGTGGTATGATAAGCGAGAATCCGCCCGAAAACCCGCTCCTAAGAGCACTAGATGTAATGTACCACATGGTACTACCAATACTAGCATGGTTAATAGCTAACTTACCGATAGGTGCGTACTCGTACAGGACGTTCTTCCTAATATTCTCCACGGAGGAGTATGTAGAGTACGCTAGGGCGAGGGGCGTTCCAGAGTCGACGCTACTCCGCCGTTACATATTGAGGCCAACTTTGCCGCCGATAATAACGACATTTGTATTGATGGTCATAGGGTCCTGGATGGGCGCTATTATTACGGAAAGGATATTCAGGTGGCCTGGCCTAGGAACAGTGATGGCTCTGGCCATAGGTGGAGGGGTATTCATTGACGCGCCGGTAATAGTTGGTATTGTAACGATATACTCCTACTTACTAGCTATAAGTGTACTAGTCTTAGATATCGTTTACGGCATAGTTGACCCGAGAGTAAGGGTGGGTGAGTGA
- a CDS encoding ABC transporter substrate-binding protein, protein MRWKVALSLVLLLLVGLGLISILNLSEVHAQVPYSGPWVGEVRFYEEPDTAIAVEKLIAGHYDIHFDDIDSATILRRVQEAKLPYAVSYGLYYEITLNYRCVQNETTGEIIKPVFPNPSKLPRPEVEGKILFNPFCNRRIRYAVHFLMSREFMAEKIAEGLAVPRYTSITPAFPDYGRYADIILAIERELAYNLAKARDIVFEEMPKMGAELREGRWYYKGEPVVLIFLIRTEDVRKDIGDYVASQLERLGFTVLRVYGTSAMLAPYWIRADPDDGTFHLYTGGWITTIVSRDQGSTFGYFYSKLGRPEPLWQKIINTPEFYEVAEKLYYNKFKTLEERRELFEKALWLSVTVENQRIFILHRIAAWARRPNVVLAADLAGGYSGAWLWGWTIRFTDIPKEQNRDKTVRIAIPQLLVEPWNPIGGSNWIFDMTVIRATADIPYYYDPYSGLTWPQWIKRATVYVHEDLPVAKTLDWVDLQRVSEITVPDDAWLFYDCKGKKIWTWGEAKQNPNITQELFNVPYNFTEPPLVKVVVEYDDRLFTGVFKWHDGSPFSIADMVYVFTIAFDRVCIGSDLYDSAAIPGFTAWFPTFKGIKIVSTNPLIIEWYSTEWYMDAEWIASDAADEIWPYYAQGPGAWHTVELFAQGERAKIVAFTTSKATALKVPRADFLIPPSQLIDQLRSNIDKSYVPYPEVLGKYLTPAEAKARWQNLLAWYDKYKHVWVANGPFYLESFTTAPKTIVLKANREHPLSAAKWEFLGEPPIPVIHVEVPSTIYRGREYAITLELTDKAGNPYPNEFVEFVSYVVIHEGGILSGKATPLAEGLWELVLTPELTGKLSVGVAEIRFIAVSKIIGLPSIEAKTVTITIPPEQIFEEITRVQRSLEEQMRTVQKSLEEQMARMREEITKTLGLAVASAIEDLGRTISDAMNAITGQVGTAMNVISSAVNATQRSVDEAKSSIQAEISGVKSDLRSVETRLREENEITRRDVAALSTVVYAVIALVVVNLVVSIVTLIRRK, encoded by the coding sequence ATGCGTTGGAAAGTAGCTCTAAGCCTAGTACTACTACTATTAGTAGGGCTTGGATTAATCTCGATCCTAAACCTCTCAGAGGTCCATGCACAGGTACCCTACAGTGGCCCCTGGGTTGGTGAAGTAAGATTCTACGAAGAACCGGACACAGCCATAGCGGTCGAGAAGCTCATCGCAGGACACTACGACATACACTTCGATGATATAGACTCAGCTACAATACTTAGGAGGGTACAAGAAGCTAAGCTACCTTACGCGGTGTCTTATGGTCTATATTACGAAATAACGCTGAACTACAGGTGTGTACAAAACGAAACTACTGGGGAAATAATCAAACCTGTATTTCCTAACCCGAGCAAGCTACCTAGGCCGGAAGTAGAGGGAAAAATACTGTTCAACCCATTCTGTAACCGGAGAATAAGGTACGCTGTACACTTTTTAATGAGCAGGGAATTCATGGCCGAGAAGATAGCTGAAGGACTGGCAGTACCCAGGTACACCTCAATAACGCCTGCATTCCCAGATTACGGTAGGTACGCAGACATCATACTAGCAATTGAAAGGGAACTAGCATATAACCTCGCAAAAGCGAGGGACATAGTGTTCGAAGAGATGCCGAAAATGGGCGCAGAGCTTAGAGAGGGTAGGTGGTACTATAAGGGTGAGCCGGTAGTACTGATATTCCTAATTAGAACAGAAGACGTTAGAAAAGATATAGGAGATTACGTGGCGTCGCAGTTAGAGAGGTTAGGGTTCACTGTTCTGAGAGTATACGGTACGAGCGCTATGTTAGCACCGTACTGGATAAGGGCGGATCCTGACGACGGGACATTCCACCTATACACCGGTGGCTGGATCACGACGATCGTGAGCAGAGACCAGGGATCAACTTTTGGGTACTTCTACTCAAAGTTGGGCAGGCCGGAACCCCTATGGCAGAAGATCATCAACACTCCGGAATTCTACGAGGTGGCAGAGAAGCTATACTACAATAAGTTCAAAACACTTGAAGAGAGAAGAGAGCTGTTCGAGAAGGCGTTATGGCTCTCTGTAACGGTTGAAAATCAGAGAATATTCATACTGCACAGAATTGCCGCATGGGCTAGGAGACCCAACGTAGTACTCGCAGCGGACCTCGCGGGTGGATATTCCGGCGCGTGGCTGTGGGGGTGGACAATAAGGTTCACTGACATACCCAAAGAGCAGAATAGGGACAAAACGGTGAGAATAGCCATACCTCAGCTACTAGTAGAGCCTTGGAACCCGATCGGAGGCTCTAACTGGATATTCGACATGACGGTCATTAGAGCTACAGCTGACATACCGTACTACTACGACCCGTACTCGGGTCTAACCTGGCCTCAGTGGATAAAGAGGGCCACTGTTTACGTGCACGAGGATCTACCAGTAGCCAAGACTCTTGATTGGGTTGACCTGCAGCGCGTATCCGAAATAACAGTACCTGACGATGCATGGTTGTTCTACGACTGTAAGGGTAAGAAGATATGGACCTGGGGTGAAGCGAAGCAGAACCCGAACATAACACAAGAACTATTCAACGTGCCATACAACTTCACCGAGCCACCACTAGTTAAAGTGGTCGTCGAGTACGACGACAGGTTATTCACCGGCGTCTTCAAGTGGCATGACGGATCACCCTTCAGTATAGCTGATATGGTGTACGTGTTTACAATAGCATTCGATAGAGTATGCATTGGTAGTGACCTCTACGATAGCGCCGCAATACCTGGCTTCACTGCCTGGTTCCCAACATTCAAAGGCATCAAGATAGTGAGCACCAACCCACTAATAATAGAGTGGTATTCCACGGAGTGGTACATGGACGCCGAATGGATAGCTTCAGATGCAGCTGACGAGATATGGCCGTACTACGCCCAAGGGCCCGGAGCATGGCACACAGTAGAGCTATTCGCGCAGGGTGAAAGAGCTAAGATCGTCGCGTTCACCACGAGCAAGGCAACAGCTCTCAAAGTCCCGCGCGCAGACTTCCTAATTCCGCCATCACAACTAATAGACCAGCTAAGAAGCAATATCGACAAGAGCTACGTACCCTACCCCGAAGTACTGGGTAAGTACTTAACCCCCGCGGAAGCTAAGGCTAGGTGGCAGAACCTGCTAGCATGGTATGACAAGTATAAACACGTATGGGTCGCCAACGGACCGTTTTACTTAGAGTCGTTCACGACTGCGCCCAAGACAATAGTTCTGAAAGCCAATAGAGAGCACCCGTTATCAGCCGCTAAGTGGGAGTTCTTAGGAGAACCGCCAATACCGGTAATTCACGTCGAGGTGCCCTCTACGATATACCGTGGCAGGGAATACGCGATCACGTTAGAGTTGACCGATAAGGCCGGCAACCCCTACCCCAACGAGTTCGTGGAGTTCGTGTCATACGTGGTAATTCACGAAGGGGGGATTCTAAGTGGTAAGGCGACGCCTCTAGCCGAGGGGTTGTGGGAGCTTGTACTAACGCCTGAACTAACAGGAAAGCTGTCGGTTGGTGTAGCCGAAATAAGGTTCATAGCGGTATCGAAGATCATAGGTTTGCCGAGCATAGAGGCTAAAACAGTCACCATAACCATACCGCCAGAGCAGATCTTCGAGGAGATTACAAGGGTCCAGAGATCCCTAGAAGAACAAATGCGCACCGTTCAGAAGTCGTTAGAAGAGCAGATGGCGAGAATGAGGGAGGAGATAACAAAAACGTTAGGATTAGCTGTGGCATCTGCTATTGAAGACTTAGGCAGGACTATTAGTGACGCGATGAACGCGATAACCGGGCAGGTCGGCACAGCCATGAACGTTATATCCTCAGCAGTCAATGCAACGCAAAGATCCGTTGACGAGGCGAAATCATCAATACAGGCGGAGATTTCAGGAGTTAAATCTGATCTGAGAAGCGTTGAAACGAGGCTACGCGAAGAGAATGAAATCACGAGAAGGGATGTGGCAGCCCTATCAACAGTAGTGTACGCGGTAATAGCGCTAGTGGTTGTGAACCTAGTAGTTAGCATAGTAACTCTCATTAGGAGGAAATAG
- a CDS encoding integrase: MESWITDNHVVQKFVDWCVGKGTSLETCKQYGAYLAKPLDLNNKWSRLAWKAYFKFMNREDLWREIKTKRSGVDLYVPSDEEVKRALTEACSASEALCWVYKLLIYSGLRLSEVCKLLREQQEDRWIKADGFYKYPLSWRRGSKQVFYCYTLEKPPLISISDKWVSNWAAKNGVLNPKYIRKWFSTKMLQLGVSEEIVNFVQGRIPQSILAKHYLKFSVLADEAYKKYLEYYSS, translated from the coding sequence GTGGAGTCATGGATTACAGATAACCATGTTGTCCAGAAATTCGTAGACTGGTGTGTGGGGAAGGGGACTAGTCTTGAGACGTGCAAGCAGTATGGGGCATACCTTGCCAAGCCGCTTGACTTGAACAATAAGTGGAGTAGGTTGGCCTGGAAAGCGTATTTCAAGTTTATGAATAGAGAAGACCTCTGGAGAGAGATCAAGACGAAGCGGAGCGGCGTGGACCTCTACGTCCCGAGCGATGAAGAGGTCAAGAGAGCTCTTACAGAAGCGTGCTCTGCGAGCGAGGCCCTATGCTGGGTCTACAAACTGCTTATTTACTCTGGCTTGAGGCTCTCAGAGGTCTGCAAACTGCTGAGAGAGCAACAAGAGGATAGGTGGATAAAGGCGGACGGCTTCTACAAGTACCCGCTCTCCTGGCGCAGAGGCAGTAAGCAGGTCTTCTACTGCTACACTCTCGAGAAGCCCCCACTTATTTCAATATCTGACAAGTGGGTTAGCAACTGGGCTGCGAAGAACGGTGTTCTGAACCCGAAGTACATTAGGAAGTGGTTCAGCACGAAGATGCTGCAGCTCGGCGTGAGCGAGGAAATAGTCAACTTCGTCCAGGGCAGAATACCCCAGAGCATCCTGGCTAAGCATTATTTGAAGTTTTCTGTGCTGGCTGATGAAGCATATAAAAAATATTTAGAATATTATTCTAGTTAA